The region GTTATCCAGTTTATGGATTCTCCTTCATCTGCACAGCATTGCATGAATGTAGGCTGGGACGACGCACCTCACCTTAGCGACCGGGTCAAAGAAGAATTGCTAGCATCATTCCCTCCGCACCAGAGAGATATGCGAACCAAGGGTATACCAATGCTTGGGCATGGCCGGATTTATGATGCCAGCGAAGAACTTATCACCTGCGACCCGTTCCCAATCCCCGATCACTGGTTTGTTATCGACGGCATGGACTTCGGTTGGGATCACCCACAGGCGCACGTCCAGTTAGCCTGGGACAGGGATGAAGATAAGTTCTACCTGACCCGCGCATACAAGGCCAAGCAGACATCACCAGCTGAGGCGTGGTTCGCCACCAAGATGTGGGCGAATGGCATACCGACAGCGTGGCCGCACGACGGCCTGCAAACGGAGAAAGGATCAGGGCTCCAGCAGAAGACGTATTACGAGGAGGCCGGCTTCGACATGTTGCCTGACCGCGCTACCTGGGAAGACGGCAGCAACTCAGTTGAGGCTGGCCTGTTCGAGTTGTACGACCTAATGCGCTCTGGGCGACTGAAAGTATTCCGCGGTCTGCGTGACTGGTTCGAGGAATACAACTTCTACCACCGTGACGAAAAAGGCCGCATCGTGAAGATCCGCGACGACCTGATGGACGCCACCCGCTACGCATACATGATGCGCCGGTTCTCCATCCGTTACGGTGATATTGGCAGGCCGAAATTCAATGACTACTCAAACTACAACATACCCTGCGGAGTTGGATGATGGCAGACGATAAAAAGATGGATGACTGGCATCGTAAGGCACTATGCAACTTCGATAACGCCTGGTCAGCGACGCAGGATATGCGTGAGCAGATCATCGAGGCTCAACGATTTGTCAGGGTATCCGGTGCGCAGTGGGAAGGGAGCACCAACGCAGGCTACTCATTCGATGAGGGGCGCTTTGAGCATTACCCGCGCTTCGAACTGAACAAGATTGCTCGTGAGTGTGACCGTATCATTGGCGAGTACCGACAGAACCGTATCAGCGTTCGATTTCGGCCTAAAGATAGCCAGGCATCCGAGGCGCTGGCTGAGAAGATGAATGGCAAGTTCCGCGCCGACTATCAGGAAACATCCGGAGGCGAGGCTTGCGATAACGCTTTCGATGACGCGGTAACCGGTGGGTTCGGGTGCTGGCGAATGTGCGCTGATTACGAAGACGAGATGGACCCGAGCAACGAGCAGCGCCGCGTTAGTCTGCTGCCAGTTTACGACCCGGCAACCTGCGTATTCTTCGATCAGGACAGCAAGCAGTACGACCGCTCTGATGCGATGTGGGCAATGGAGATGTTCTCCATGACCCCGAAAGCGTTTGAGGCTGAATATCCTGAATCAATCGCCGCCAGCCTGAGCAAAGATGACTCCGGCACGCAGTATGACTGGTCAACTCCTGATGCCATCTATGTCGGGCGTTACTACGAAGTGCGGATCGAGAAGGCCAAGCTCAGTGCATGGCGCAATCCGGTCACCAGTGCCACGGCTATATACGACGATGAGCAGATCAAAGACATCGAGGATGAACTGAAAGACGGTGAGTTTGAGATGCTTGGCGAGCGCGAGGTTAAGCGCCGTCGCGTTTACTGCGGGCTGCTATCCGGCGCTGAATGGCTGAAAGAGCCAGAGCGCATCCCTGGTGAGCACATCCCGCTAATCCCCGTCTATGGTCGCCGGTCATTCGTCGATAACCAGGAGCGCATCGAAGGCCACGCAGCTAAAGCGATGGATGCTCAGCGACTGGAGAACCTTATGGTTTCCATGATTGCTGACAATGCCACGCAGGCTGGCGGTGACGGCATCCCGGTAGTGGACGTGGACATGATTCCTAGCCCGCTGTCTGATCACTGGGCAGAGAGAAACAAGAAGCGTCCGGCATACCTGCCAATGGTAAGCCTGAAGAACAAAAACGGCGATATCACCGCGCAGGCGCAGGTCAGCAGCTATACTCCACCCACGCAAATGCCACCGGCGCTGGCAGGGCTTCTGCAATACACAGGAACTGCTATCCAGCAAATCACTGGCGCATCGCAGCTTGAGAATATGCCGAGCAACGTCGCCACCGACACCGTGGACAGCATCTTTAACCGGATGGATACACAGTCCTATATCTACATGGACAACATGGCGAAATCCATGCGCCGCGCTGGCGTAGTGTGGCTATCCATGGCTCGTGAGGTATACGGCAGCGATACACCAATGCGTATCGTTAATGATGACGGAACTGATGACGTAGCGCTGATGAATGGCGCGGTGATCGACCGGCAGTCTGGCGAAGAGGTGGCGCTTAACGACCTGTCTCAGGGCAAGTATGAGGTGACGGTTGATGTAGGCCAGTCGTTCTCTACTCGCCGCGATGCGACGGTTAAATCCCTGCTTGATATGCTGTCACTTATCCCTCCTGGCACGCCGAAGCACGACCTCGTTTCCTCGATGATTCTCGACAACATGGACGGGGAAGGTATTGACGACCTGAAAGAGTACAACCGCAATCAGTTGTTGCTATCTGGCGTTATCAAACCACGAACACCAGAAGAACAACAGATGGTGGCACAGGCTCAGTCGCAGCAGCAAAATCAGCCAGACCCTGCGATGGTTCAGGCTCAGGGCGTTCTCATGCAGGGTCAGGCAGAACTGCAAAAGGCACAGAATGAGCAAATGTCGATTCAGGTTCAGGCTTACAAAGCACAAACAGATGCGCAGGTTGCCGCCGCAAAAGTGGTTGAAATCCTCGCTTCAGCAGACAGCCAGAAGAAAGCAGATGTTCGTGAGGCACTGAAATTATTAGGTCAGTTCCAGCAGCAGAGCGGAGACAATGCCCGTGCTGATGCCGAACTAGTACTGAAAGGTCAGGCTCAGGGACATTCGCAGCGCATGGACGTGACGAGCGTCCTTCAGAACGCAGCACAACAGCAGCAACCACCACAGCAGCAGTAATCAAACCTATCTCGCCATGGTCGTCTTTATGAGGCCGGGCATCCTATTGCCTCCGATGGGCAAAAGCATCGAGTAAACAGGGGTATTTATGTACGGAACGGCAGAAGAAAACGCACCAGAAGTGGAAATCGACAACGACGCGCCTGAGAAAACTCCAGGTGATGTCGAAACTGAAAACGACACTGACAATGGTGAAGCTGATAACCATGAGAATGGTGACGGTGAAACTAATGGCGATGAAGATTCGGAGCAAGAGTTCTATTTCGGTGATGAAAAGCTGGACTCGCCGGCCAGCGAAGAAACGAAAGATCCGGCACTGGTTAAGCACCTGCGCGGCACGATTAAAGAGAAAGAACGCGAACTGAAAGAGCTTCGTCGACAGACTCAGCAGCCAGCCGCTCAGCAACCAGTGATTACCCAGGCACCGCGCATGCCAAAGCTTGATGACGACGACATCGGGTACGACGAAGCCGTCTATCAGGAACGCATGACTAAATGGGCAAAGGAGAACGGTGAATACCTGCAACAGGAACATCGCCGACAGCATCAGGAACAGGAGTTACAGCGCGTTTATCAGGACAAGCTATCCAGTTACCAGCAACGAGTTAAGTCTCTGAAAGTGGCTGGCTATCAGGAAGCTGAACAGTCCGTTATTGATGAACTTCCTGTGCAGACTCAGAACATGATCCTGATGGAATCAGACAAGCCAGAGATGGTTATTCTCGCCCTCGGTCGCAACCCGGATCTGCGCAAACAACTGGCAGACGCTACCAGCCCCGTAGCAATTGGTCGCCTTCTCGGTCAAATCGAATCAAAGGCCAAAATCATGCCTAAAGCAAAAACAACAGCCGCTACTACTCCTGAGGTTAAAGGGATCAACGGCGCTGCAATTAATAATCTCGACAAACTTCTCGAAAAAGCGCGCGCCACCGGTGATTACACCGCATACCGAGCGGCGAAGAATAAAGCTAAAAAATAATCCATCGGAGCTAAAAAAGTATGTCCAGTCAGTTAACTAAAGACCTTGAAATCCTCTTTGAAAACGTCATTGATGGATTTGAGGCATCAAACGTAGTATCTCGTGAGTGCAGCAAGTTCCGCCCGGGAGACACCGAAATGCAACGCGCAGGCGACGTTGTTTATCGCCCTCAGGGCTACCACCTGAAAACCGTGAGCGGCCTTGATCTGACTGCGGCCACAGCAAACTCACTCGTTCAGCGTCAGGTACCTGCTCGCTTCCGTGAGCCAGAGAACGTTATCTACGAGCTGGACGCAAAAGAAATGCGCGATTCATGGCATAAGGAGCAAGCTGGTAAAGCGGCGGGTCGTCAGCTGGCAGCGTGGGTTGATAACCTGATCGTCGATGAGGTGGCCGCCCGCGCTACCAACATGGTCACCATTGGTTCGGCATCAACCGGCAATACTCTCGGCGAAGACCTCTGGAACGCATCTGCAGGCATTGACGCAATGATGCTCTCTATTGGTGTGCCGCAGGGGGGG is a window of Citrobacter sp. Marseille-Q6884 DNA encoding:
- a CDS encoding terminase large subunit, with the translated sequence MENLTREQKLELVQLLEEQKRRQHVYRYRDYYATRYDWQKKFISHTANFSQVALIAANRVGKTDTATFIDAIHAIGDYPDDWAGHRFTHAPLIWCLGYSGEKCRDLLQTPLIGRKTDKGWEGGLIPGELITGTEIMQGTANAMRSVYVKHKSGGVSKIQFWSYSQGQHALMGDAVDWFHIDEEPKDPTIYPQVLTRTATGDSGNGGRGILTFTPENGRTELVIQFMDSPSSAQHCMNVGWDDAPHLSDRVKEELLASFPPHQRDMRTKGIPMLGHGRIYDASEELITCDPFPIPDHWFVIDGMDFGWDHPQAHVQLAWDRDEDKFYLTRAYKAKQTSPAEAWFATKMWANGIPTAWPHDGLQTEKGSGLQQKTYYEEAGFDMLPDRATWEDGSNSVEAGLFELYDLMRSGRLKVFRGLRDWFEEYNFYHRDEKGRIVKIRDDLMDATRYAYMMRRFSIRYGDIGRPKFNDYSNYNIPCGVG
- a CDS encoding portal protein, with the translated sequence MMADDKKMDDWHRKALCNFDNAWSATQDMREQIIEAQRFVRVSGAQWEGSTNAGYSFDEGRFEHYPRFELNKIARECDRIIGEYRQNRISVRFRPKDSQASEALAEKMNGKFRADYQETSGGEACDNAFDDAVTGGFGCWRMCADYEDEMDPSNEQRRVSLLPVYDPATCVFFDQDSKQYDRSDAMWAMEMFSMTPKAFEAEYPESIAASLSKDDSGTQYDWSTPDAIYVGRYYEVRIEKAKLSAWRNPVTSATAIYDDEQIKDIEDELKDGEFEMLGEREVKRRRVYCGLLSGAEWLKEPERIPGEHIPLIPVYGRRSFVDNQERIEGHAAKAMDAQRLENLMVSMIADNATQAGGDGIPVVDVDMIPSPLSDHWAERNKKRPAYLPMVSLKNKNGDITAQAQVSSYTPPTQMPPALAGLLQYTGTAIQQITGASQLENMPSNVATDTVDSIFNRMDTQSYIYMDNMAKSMRRAGVVWLSMAREVYGSDTPMRIVNDDGTDDVALMNGAVIDRQSGEEVALNDLSQGKYEVTVDVGQSFSTRRDATVKSLLDMLSLIPPGTPKHDLVSSMILDNMDGEGIDDLKEYNRNQLLLSGVIKPRTPEEQQMVAQAQSQQQNQPDPAMVQAQGVLMQGQAELQKAQNEQMSIQVQAYKAQTDAQVAAAKVVEILASADSQKKADVREALKLLGQFQQQSGDNARADAELVLKGQAQGHSQRMDVTSVLQNAAQQQQPPQQQ
- a CDS encoding scaffolding protein; translation: MYGTAEENAPEVEIDNDAPEKTPGDVETENDTDNGEADNHENGDGETNGDEDSEQEFYFGDEKLDSPASEETKDPALVKHLRGTIKEKERELKELRRQTQQPAAQQPVITQAPRMPKLDDDDIGYDEAVYQERMTKWAKENGEYLQQEHRRQHQEQELQRVYQDKLSSYQQRVKSLKVAGYQEAEQSVIDELPVQTQNMILMESDKPEMVILALGRNPDLRKQLADATSPVAIGRLLGQIESKAKIMPKAKTTAATTPEVKGINGAAINNLDKLLEKARATGDYTAYRAAKNKAKK